A region from the Spirochaeta thermophila DSM 6192 genome encodes:
- the mads3 gene encoding methylation-associated defense system AAA family ATPase MAD3: MITRVEVRHYKCLKRVDVMLFPFNVLIGPNASGKSSLLDVLQFLKESLEEGVDKAVARRTSSFKDLVWKQGEKKEVFEIGLEAELPQELHGNGYTKLRYEVAVGLSEEREVVVHSENLWLLSKGTGRRSSFQKETEKDAALFIPELFELPDTSLLHDGHTPDGYRLVIRKKHWNSNNYFKSESTKWNIAFRLSPKRLSLSGIPEDRERFPIALWFRDMLREGIHILRLNSLAMRKPSPVDAPLTFQPDGSNLPVMVEKLQREHKERYEWWVEHVKTTLQDLEGIEVRERYEDRSRYIVIKYSNDSSIPAWMLSDGTLRMLALTLLAYLPPKERIVLVEEPENGIHPKAIQTVYQALSSVHKGQILVATHSPLFMALAEPKDLLIFSRTASGSTVIVRGDEHPALKDWRKHHSLDVLFASGVLG; encoded by the coding sequence ATGATCACTCGGGTGGAAGTCCGGCACTATAAATGCCTGAAACGAGTAGATGTGATGCTCTTTCCCTTTAATGTTCTTATCGGACCCAATGCGAGTGGCAAGAGTTCGTTACTCGATGTGTTGCAATTTCTCAAAGAATCATTGGAAGAAGGCGTTGATAAAGCAGTTGCCCGGAGAACCTCATCTTTCAAAGATCTTGTATGGAAACAGGGAGAGAAGAAAGAGGTTTTTGAGATTGGACTCGAAGCTGAGCTTCCCCAGGAGCTTCATGGAAATGGATACACAAAACTCCGTTATGAGGTTGCCGTTGGACTTTCTGAAGAAAGAGAGGTGGTCGTCCACTCAGAGAATCTCTGGCTCCTCTCAAAAGGGACAGGCCGTCGCTCCTCCTTTCAGAAGGAGACCGAAAAAGACGCAGCGCTCTTCATCCCTGAGCTCTTTGAGCTCCCGGATACGTCCCTCCTCCATGATGGACATACTCCAGATGGATATCGCCTGGTCATCAGGAAAAAGCACTGGAATAGCAACAACTATTTCAAATCAGAATCCACAAAATGGAATATAGCCTTTCGACTTTCCCCAAAACGACTTTCACTCTCGGGAATTCCAGAAGACAGGGAGCGTTTCCCCATAGCCCTTTGGTTTAGAGATATGCTGCGGGAAGGTATACACATACTACGCTTGAATAGTCTCGCGATGCGTAAACCTTCTCCTGTCGATGCGCCTCTCACCTTTCAACCAGATGGCTCCAATCTCCCTGTGATGGTTGAAAAGCTTCAGAGAGAGCATAAAGAGCGGTATGAATGGTGGGTGGAACATGTAAAAACCACGCTCCAGGATCTCGAAGGGATCGAGGTGAGAGAACGGTATGAAGACAGATCTCGTTATATAGTAATAAAATATTCAAACGATAGCAGCATCCCCGCGTGGATGCTTTCCGACGGTACGTTACGAATGCTAGCCCTCACCCTCCTCGCCTATCTTCCCCCGAAGGAAAGAATAGTGCTCGTAGAAGAACCAGAGAACGGCATCCATCCAAAGGCCATCCAAACCGTGTATCAGGCTTTGAGCTCAGTGCACAAGGGACAGATCCTGGTGGCAACACACTCACCGTTGTTTATGGCCCTTGCTGAACCCAAAGATCTTCTCATATTTTCGAGGACCGCCTCAGGATCCACCGTGATAGTCCGGGGTGATGAGCATCCTGCACTCAAAGATTGGAGGAAACACCACTCTCTTGATGTTCTTTTCGCCTCAGGGGTGTTGGGATGA
- a CDS encoding CapA family protein, with amino-acid sequence MKRRDGPGSWMGAVLLLVLVSSGCSRGVGGSSGTTVPVEEMLREEVVSRLRPPEGVEVRVTPGEGVPEGRLLWRPVASLLYGVPVRLETALTESLPEGEAWGRAVRLEEIVLPHLAARVEGRYPGEKGYPLEVRVWVGVRADLLADPEVRGWWERVGFEADGVSWVGVVGDVGPFGALGEVLAGPGGAQRVAGEVWEALRGVEVLLGNLEGAVTSRTGAYPKPYIFRIPEGALRGLRELGFDWLSLANNHSWDFFEPGFLDTLRALARVGLATSGAGRSLEEAQAWWRVRLREGWVGVLGVGAYLREDSGFDGEALAAARPGKPGILWADERLWGAMEGEREGLRLLMVHGGLEYTDAPREDFVRLYRTMVDHGADVVIGTHPHVLQGVETYKKGIIFYSLGNFLFPDDVDDPRAFRSVILRLGIHKGEVRILSPLPVVFESGRLTIGDGGIIHPLISAPSR; translated from the coding sequence ATGAAAAGGAGGGATGGACCCGGCTCCTGGATGGGAGCGGTGCTGCTGCTGGTCCTCGTCTCGAGCGGGTGTAGCAGGGGGGTGGGCGGGTCGTCCGGCACGACGGTACCGGTGGAGGAGATGCTGCGGGAGGAGGTGGTCTCGCGTCTTCGGCCGCCTGAGGGGGTAGAGGTGCGGGTGACTCCGGGGGAAGGGGTCCCGGAGGGGCGTCTTCTCTGGAGGCCCGTGGCCTCGCTTCTCTATGGGGTGCCGGTGCGGCTCGAGACGGCGCTCACGGAGAGCCTTCCGGAGGGAGAGGCGTGGGGGCGGGCGGTGCGTCTCGAAGAGATCGTCCTGCCGCATCTTGCGGCGCGGGTGGAGGGGCGGTACCCGGGTGAGAAGGGATACCCCCTGGAGGTGAGGGTGTGGGTGGGGGTGCGGGCGGATCTCCTCGCGGATCCCGAGGTGCGCGGATGGTGGGAGAGGGTGGGGTTCGAGGCGGACGGGGTGAGCTGGGTGGGGGTGGTGGGGGATGTGGGGCCGTTCGGGGCGCTGGGGGAGGTGCTGGCGGGGCCAGGGGGTGCGCAAAGGGTGGCAGGGGAGGTGTGGGAGGCGCTCAGGGGGGTGGAGGTGCTCCTCGGCAACCTGGAAGGGGCGGTGACATCACGCACGGGGGCGTATCCCAAGCCGTACATCTTCCGGATACCCGAGGGGGCGCTCCGGGGGCTGAGGGAGCTGGGGTTCGATTGGCTGTCACTGGCGAACAACCACTCGTGGGACTTCTTCGAGCCGGGGTTCCTCGATACCTTGCGCGCGCTCGCGAGGGTGGGGCTGGCGACGTCGGGGGCGGGGAGAAGCCTGGAGGAGGCGCAGGCGTGGTGGCGGGTGCGGCTGCGGGAGGGGTGGGTGGGGGTGCTGGGGGTGGGGGCGTACCTGCGGGAGGACAGCGGGTTCGACGGGGAGGCGCTCGCGGCTGCACGGCCGGGGAAGCCGGGGATCCTGTGGGCGGACGAGAGGTTGTGGGGGGCGATGGAGGGGGAGAGGGAGGGCCTCCGTCTCCTGATGGTGCACGGAGGGCTCGAGTACACCGACGCGCCCAGAGAAGACTTCGTCCGCCTCTATCGTACGATGGTGGACCATGGTGCCGATGTGGTGATCGGCACCCACCCTCATGTCCTCCAAGGGGTCGAAACCTACAAGAAGGGCATCATCTTCTATTCGCTCGGCAATTTCCTCTTCCCCGATGATGTGGACGATCCCCGTGCCTTCAGATCGGTCATCCTGAGGCTCGGGATCCATAAAGGGGAGGTGAGGATTCTCTCCCCCCTCCCCGTGGTGTTCGAGTCCGGCCGGCTCACGATTGGCGACGGGGGGATCATCCATCCCCTGATCAGCGCCCCCTCACGATGA
- a CDS encoding DUF4236 domain-containing protein yields MAFRFFRRIRLAPGITLNLSRSGASVSLGPRGARLTLGGRTGARLTFGLPGTGLSYTTTLGTGTTGRRGRPSRRRASASREDSLTPSFWDTLTVPPEEQALLEACKALGRGDETAALEALRRAGSLPDAAYLEGFLLLKHERPAEAEEAFRRALRRPEQIGAWCARHGIKPVFSLPITEELSAHVEPSTHGLLLGLVEALQEQGKHEEALEVLARLQGERPTDPVVSLSLVELLWDVDRGKGAQIDRILSLTEEVGNETPVHACLLLYRARALRARGLPRLAARVLTRALARRKDRPPELLRALRYERALAFEEADLPARARADLEALYAEDPRYEDVARRLGLEP; encoded by the coding sequence ATGGCCTTCAGGTTCTTCCGTCGGATCCGTCTCGCCCCCGGCATCACCCTCAACCTCTCACGGTCGGGCGCCTCCGTCTCCCTCGGTCCCCGGGGGGCCAGACTCACCCTCGGAGGTCGCACGGGAGCCCGGCTCACCTTCGGCCTTCCCGGTACAGGCCTCTCCTACACCACCACCCTCGGCACGGGCACCACCGGACGGAGGGGAAGGCCTTCCCGACGGAGGGCATCCGCATCCCGAGAGGACTCGCTTACCCCCTCCTTCTGGGACACGCTCACCGTACCGCCGGAAGAACAGGCCCTCCTCGAGGCCTGCAAGGCCCTCGGCCGGGGAGACGAGACGGCGGCCCTCGAGGCCCTCCGCCGGGCGGGATCGCTCCCCGACGCCGCCTACCTGGAGGGATTCCTCCTGCTCAAGCATGAACGCCCTGCCGAGGCAGAGGAGGCCTTCCGACGCGCGCTCCGGCGCCCCGAACAGATCGGCGCCTGGTGTGCGCGACATGGGATAAAGCCGGTCTTTTCCCTCCCCATCACCGAAGAGCTCTCCGCCCACGTGGAACCCTCGACCCACGGCCTCCTCCTGGGGCTCGTGGAGGCCCTTCAGGAACAGGGTAAGCACGAGGAGGCCCTCGAGGTCCTCGCCCGTCTCCAGGGGGAACGCCCCACCGATCCGGTGGTCAGCCTCTCCCTCGTGGAGCTCCTGTGGGACGTGGATAGAGGGAAGGGCGCACAGATCGACCGCATCCTCTCCCTCACCGAGGAGGTGGGCAACGAGACCCCGGTGCACGCCTGCCTCCTTCTCTACCGTGCCCGGGCCCTCAGGGCCAGGGGGCTCCCCCGGCTCGCGGCCCGCGTCCTCACCCGGGCACTCGCGAGGCGGAAAGACCGCCCGCCCGAGCTTCTCAGGGCCCTCAGGTACGAACGCGCCCTCGCCTTCGAGGAGGCAGACCTTCCCGCGCGTGCCCGTGCCGACCTCGAGGCCCTCTATGCCGAAGACCCCCGGTACGAGGACGTGGCCCGCCGTCTTGGACTCGAGCCGTGA
- a CDS encoding MFS transporter — MTDVRCYAILSLMRGVVDQRLFAGLFGVMLMMGIALTLFGATLPLLIRTFGWSYLESGVVMGAGSVSFFIATFFAGRLASTVGLSRLFRGGFVLAAGGLLLFARWPSMWVNVLVNVLMSLGFGAVEIGANLTMLRIERDGSGRAMNVLHAAFAIGAILGPVSTGALLQTGIPWNLVYRGMAVLFLVLWLVMERLNPSRFDIPRADHATHPRGALLREPVYWLGFLTLCLYVGAELGVSNWVAEYGVQVFRIPERYAVFLVSTFWVGLLAGRFLAPLVLTPARQRGVLLGSAVLFAAAVALTAALGILLPSPLLLVFLVLASGLGAAVIFPTTVSLVGTALARWQGDAVGFATTGGGVGSFVFPFVMSAISEAWGIRIGFAFYSLSAFLLLGALGLLIAAAAHRTGRGAA, encoded by the coding sequence ATGACAGACGTGCGATGTTATGCCATACTCTCCCTCATGCGTGGTGTGGTGGATCAGCGTCTGTTCGCCGGACTGTTCGGCGTGATGCTCATGATGGGGATAGCCCTCACCCTCTTCGGGGCGACCCTCCCCCTTCTCATCAGGACCTTCGGATGGAGCTATCTGGAGAGCGGCGTGGTGATGGGTGCAGGGTCGGTGAGTTTCTTCATCGCCACCTTTTTCGCGGGGCGGCTCGCCTCCACGGTGGGACTTTCCCGCCTCTTCAGAGGGGGGTTCGTGCTCGCGGCAGGAGGGCTCCTCCTCTTCGCGAGGTGGCCCTCCATGTGGGTGAACGTGCTCGTGAACGTGCTCATGTCGCTGGGGTTCGGTGCGGTGGAGATAGGAGCGAACCTCACCATGCTCCGGATCGAGCGGGACGGATCGGGGAGGGCGATGAACGTGCTCCACGCGGCCTTCGCCATAGGGGCGATCCTCGGTCCCGTGTCAACAGGGGCCCTGCTTCAGACCGGGATCCCCTGGAACCTGGTGTACAGGGGCATGGCGGTGCTCTTCCTGGTCTTGTGGCTGGTGATGGAACGGCTCAACCCCTCGAGGTTCGACATTCCGCGTGCCGATCATGCGACCCACCCACGGGGGGCCCTCCTCCGCGAGCCGGTCTACTGGCTGGGGTTTCTCACCCTCTGCCTCTACGTGGGTGCTGAGCTCGGGGTGTCCAACTGGGTGGCGGAGTACGGGGTACAGGTCTTCAGGATACCGGAACGGTACGCGGTCTTTCTGGTCTCCACGTTCTGGGTGGGGCTTCTCGCAGGCAGGTTCCTCGCCCCCCTGGTCCTCACACCGGCACGACAGCGGGGCGTCCTTCTGGGGAGCGCCGTGCTCTTCGCCGCGGCCGTGGCCCTCACCGCGGCGCTGGGGATCCTCCTCCCCTCCCCTCTCCTCCTGGTCTTCCTGGTACTCGCCTCGGGCCTCGGCGCTGCGGTGATCTTCCCTACCACGGTCTCGCTCGTGGGTACCGCGCTCGCGCGGTGGCAGGGCGATGCCGTGGGATTCGCCACCACCGGAGGGGGCGTGGGCTCGTTCGTCTTCCCGTTCGTCATGTCTGCCATATCGGAGGCGTGGGGCATCCGGATCGGGTTCGCCTTCTACAGTCTGAGCGCCTTCCTCCTCCTCGGGGCGCTCGGTCTGCTCATTGCAGCGGCCGCTCACCGCACGGGACGCGGAGCGGCGTGA
- a CDS encoding alkaline phosphatase produces MKKLIVSLLLLVSLLPMGAGGTRETGSAPEVSPEPSQPKVKYIFFFIGDGMGLPQINAAEAYLMAREQKDAPVRLSFTAFPATGMATTYSSDSYITDSAAAGTALAAGRKTANGVINMDPGKTRTFTTIAERLHERGLKVGIISTVSIDHATPASFYAHQPSRSNYYEIGLELVKSGFEFFGGGGFRDPEGKRSKREGGKSNVLEEARKAGYTILTTEEEILGLSPGSAQKVIAINPVLPSSAAMPYKIDRDEESLDLADFTRKAVEFLDNPEGFFIMVEGGKIDWACHANDAVAAIQDVLDFDEAVQVAVEFARRHPDETLIVVTGDHETGGLTIGFAGTRYENAFPVLLNQKVSFEGFNAVFESYKGKKALTLDEVMPLVREYFGIESLTPYEEEVLSSALRASLEGVPEDDPQSYLLYGGYEPFTVTLTHVVNNRAGLGWTTWSHTGVPVPVYATGPGAHLFTGYYDNTDIPKQIARLAGVDL; encoded by the coding sequence ATGAAGAAACTCATCGTATCCCTGTTACTACTCGTTTCCCTGCTACCCATGGGGGCAGGGGGAACGAGGGAGACCGGTTCCGCTCCCGAGGTCTCCCCAGAGCCTTCTCAGCCGAAGGTGAAGTACATCTTCTTCTTCATCGGGGACGGTATGGGCCTTCCGCAGATCAATGCGGCCGAGGCCTACCTCATGGCCCGGGAGCAGAAGGATGCCCCGGTACGGCTCTCGTTCACCGCGTTCCCCGCCACCGGCATGGCGACCACCTATTCCTCGGACAGCTACATCACGGACTCGGCAGCCGCGGGCACCGCACTCGCGGCGGGCAGGAAGACTGCCAACGGGGTGATCAACATGGACCCGGGGAAGACCCGGACCTTCACCACGATTGCAGAGCGGCTCCATGAAAGAGGCCTCAAAGTGGGTATCATCTCCACGGTCTCCATCGACCACGCCACCCCTGCGTCTTTCTACGCCCATCAACCCAGTAGAAGCAACTACTACGAGATCGGTCTGGAGCTCGTGAAGAGCGGGTTCGAGTTCTTCGGTGGAGGGGGATTCCGCGATCCGGAGGGAAAGAGGAGTAAGAGGGAAGGAGGGAAGTCCAACGTGCTCGAAGAGGCGAGGAAGGCCGGCTATACCATCCTCACCACCGAGGAGGAGATCCTGGGTCTCTCTCCAGGGTCGGCGCAGAAGGTGATCGCGATCAATCCCGTGCTCCCTTCATCCGCTGCGATGCCCTACAAGATCGATAGGGACGAGGAGTCTCTCGATCTTGCCGACTTCACACGAAAGGCCGTGGAGTTCCTCGACAATCCCGAGGGCTTCTTCATCATGGTGGAGGGGGGTAAGATCGACTGGGCCTGTCATGCGAACGATGCAGTGGCGGCCATACAGGACGTCCTCGACTTCGACGAGGCGGTGCAGGTGGCCGTGGAGTTCGCACGGCGTCATCCGGATGAGACCCTCATCGTGGTCACCGGCGACCATGAGACAGGGGGACTCACCATAGGGTTCGCCGGCACGAGATACGAGAATGCCTTCCCGGTGCTCCTCAACCAGAAGGTCTCGTTCGAGGGGTTCAATGCGGTCTTCGAATCATACAAGGGGAAAAAGGCTCTCACGCTCGACGAGGTGATGCCCCTGGTAAGGGAATACTTCGGGATCGAGTCCCTCACTCCCTACGAGGAAGAGGTGCTCTCGAGCGCCCTCCGGGCGAGCCTGGAAGGCGTTCCCGAGGATGATCCGCAGTCCTACCTCCTCTACGGTGGGTACGAGCCGTTCACCGTGACCCTCACCCATGTGGTGAACAACCGTGCCGGCCTCGGCTGGACGACCTGGAGCCACACGGGAGTGCCTGTGCCGGTCTATGCCACAGGCCCCGGGGCTCACCTCTTCACAGGTTACTACGACAATACCGATATCCCGAAGCAGATCGCCCGGTTGGCGGGCGTGGACCTGTAG
- a CDS encoding YibE/F family protein: protein MIRVLHLLRSKDGLVTLSSVLCIGVLLLLPTTTRFDRPRPDEVRAKGLVLTTDDSNLHQFGLVRQGEQVLEVEVTSGPWRGQRVRATNILQGSLELDKVFSPGDAVLVVITVQDGVLSPWASVPDFWRLDVELTLALAFAASLLVFARWTGFRALVSFVLTAVSFWKLLLPAYLAGYAPVPVAVAVVACLTGLILLLIGGWRRKTLVAFLGAVVGMGAILVVIGLWGGGFRLHGGVRQFAESLLYSGFPYLDLTGILYASIFMGAMGAIMDLAMDIASAQEELVRHRPDIGRMAIVLSGMRVGRAVLGTMSTTLLFAYSGSYLPLLLVFMAQGVPLLNALNLQYVAVEVLHTLAGSMGLVLVAPATAVMGGLLFPGLRDAAMLPSPLPALPQEVPQVEEEAEAEA, encoded by the coding sequence GTGATACGCGTACTCCATCTCCTGAGATCGAAGGACGGGCTCGTCACTCTCTCTTCCGTCCTTTGTATAGGGGTGTTGCTCCTGCTTCCAACGACGACGAGGTTTGACCGTCCCCGGCCTGACGAGGTGAGGGCAAAAGGCCTCGTGCTGACGACCGATGACAGTAACCTCCACCAGTTCGGCCTGGTCCGTCAGGGTGAACAGGTCCTGGAGGTGGAGGTGACATCGGGTCCATGGAGGGGACAGCGCGTCCGAGCCACCAACATCCTCCAGGGAAGCCTCGAACTGGACAAGGTCTTCTCCCCCGGGGATGCGGTGTTGGTGGTGATCACCGTACAGGACGGGGTGCTCTCGCCATGGGCCTCGGTGCCGGACTTCTGGAGGCTCGATGTGGAGCTCACCCTCGCCCTCGCCTTTGCGGCATCGCTCCTCGTGTTCGCGCGATGGACGGGCTTCAGGGCCCTCGTATCCTTCGTACTCACGGCAGTGAGTTTCTGGAAGCTCCTCCTTCCCGCCTACCTCGCAGGATATGCCCCCGTCCCGGTGGCCGTGGCCGTGGTGGCCTGCCTCACGGGACTCATCCTCCTTCTCATAGGGGGGTGGAGGAGGAAGACTCTGGTCGCGTTCCTCGGGGCGGTGGTGGGGATGGGGGCCATCCTGGTCGTGATCGGGTTGTGGGGAGGGGGATTCAGGCTGCACGGAGGGGTCCGCCAGTTCGCCGAGAGCCTCCTCTATTCCGGGTTTCCCTACCTGGACCTCACCGGCATCCTCTACGCGAGCATTTTCATGGGGGCCATGGGGGCGATCATGGATCTCGCGATGGACATCGCCTCGGCCCAGGAGGAGCTCGTACGACACAGGCCCGATATCGGGAGGATGGCGATCGTGCTCTCGGGCATGCGGGTGGGGAGGGCGGTACTGGGGACCATGAGCACCACCCTCCTCTTTGCCTATTCCGGGTCGTACCTTCCCCTCCTCCTCGTGTTCATGGCGCAGGGGGTTCCCCTCCTGAATGCCCTCAACCTGCAGTACGTGGCCGTGGAGGTGCTCCACACCCTCGCGGGGTCAATGGGTCTGGTCCTGGTGGCCCCGGCCACGGCGGTGATGGGGGGACTTCTCTTCCCGGGGTTGCGCGATGCGGCGATGCTCCCCTCTCCTCTTCCGGCGCTTCCTCAGGAGGTCCCGCAGGTTGAAGAGGAGGCTGAGGCCGAGGCTTGA